The Candidatus Omnitrophota bacterium genome includes a window with the following:
- a CDS encoding N-6 DNA methylase, translated as PHEAHSKEPGDQLPETKFRFDFMLSNPPFGVTWGGKDGYEKEARKLEKTRYQAGMPRVNDGALLFLQTMLSKMQTPEKGGSHLAIIFNGSPLSNGDCGSGESEIRRWILENDWLDAIVMLPDQLFYNTGIFTYIWLLRNEKPASHRGRVMLIDARQQFEKEPKSFGNKRNRMTDAHRQWIEERYHKGWKPSFEDEHVKLFREKDFAFHKVKVVFWQTDEHDQPAVITERYEKTFTTASLAKEQSFHDSDLTFRVTVKAAGAEKTVEFVLKPKDSAAKKFKAALGDRPEILSVEWTHRHYVQDDEYIPHGEDIEAFLKREIAKPIIRWEDSPQLGYEILPNKYFYRYQPPTPAKDLLVEFWRLEKEAEKMLEGLAS; from the coding sequence CCCCACGAGGCGCACAGCAAAGAGCCGGGCGACCAACTTCCCGAAACCAAGTTCCGCTTTGACTTCATGTTGAGCAATCCGCCCTTCGGCGTCACATGGGGTGGCAAAGACGGCTACGAGAAGGAAGCACGGAAACTGGAGAAGACCAGATACCAAGCCGGCATGCCGCGCGTGAATGACGGCGCGCTGCTGTTCTTGCAGACCATGCTGAGCAAGATGCAAACGCCGGAGAAGGGCGGCAGTCACCTTGCCATCATCTTCAATGGTTCTCCGCTCTCGAATGGCGACTGCGGCTCAGGCGAGAGCGAAATCCGCCGCTGGATTTTGGAGAATGACTGGCTCGACGCCATCGTCATGCTGCCCGACCAGCTTTTCTACAACACCGGCATCTTCACCTATATCTGGCTGCTGCGAAACGAAAAGCCCGCCAGCCATCGCGGGCGCGTGATGCTCATCGACGCCCGCCAGCAATTCGAGAAAGAGCCGAAATCCTTCGGGAACAAGCGCAACCGGATGACGGACGCTCATCGGCAATGGATCGAGGAGCGTTACCACAAGGGCTGGAAGCCCAGTTTTGAAGATGAGCATGTGAAGCTTTTCCGCGAGAAGGACTTCGCGTTCCATAAGGTCAAGGTCGTCTTCTGGCAGACCGACGAGCACGATCAGCCGGCCGTCATCACCGAGCGCTACGAGAAGACGTTCACCACCGCCAGCCTCGCCAAGGAGCAGTCGTTCCATGACAGCGACTTGACCTTCCGCGTGACAGTGAAGGCTGCCGGGGCCGAAAAGACTGTGGAGTTCGTCCTCAAGCCGAAGGACAGTGCCGCGAAGAAGTTCAAGGCGGCCTTGGGAGATCGTCCGGAAATTCTTTCCGTCGAATGGACGCATCGGCACTATGTTCAGGATGATGAATATATCCCGCACGGTGAAGATATCGAGGCGTTCCTGAAACGGGAAATCGCCAAGCCCATCATCCGTTGGGAAGACAGCCCCCAGCTCGGCTATGAAATCCTACCGAACAAATACTTCTACCGCTACCAGCCGCCCACGCCCGCGAAGGACTTGCTGGTGGAGTTCTGGCGGCTGGAGAAAGAGGCGGAGAAGATGTTGGAGGG